In Comamonadaceae bacterium OS-1, a single window of DNA contains:
- the pyrC gene encoding dihydroorotase, whose product MTPATTLTTSLTMTRPDDWHLHVRDGEALHTVVPHTAAQFGRAIIMPNLRPPVTSTAQVLAYRDRILQAVPEGMAFEPLMTLYLTDSLPPDEIARAKAAGVVAAKLYPAGATTNSDAGVTDLRKIYKTLEAMQRADMLLLVHGEVTSADIDLFDREAAFIDQQLIPLRRDFPELKIVFEHITTREAAQYVRDADAFTAATLTAHHLLYNRNAIFTGGIRPHYYCLPVLKRETHRLALVEAATSGSAKFFLGTDSAPHATHLKEHASGCAGCYTAHAAIEMYAEAFDNAGALDKLEAFASFNGPAFYSLPRNTGTITLARESWTPPDSFAFGDAQLKPLRAGEALPWKLVG is encoded by the coding sequence ATGACTCCAGCCACCACCCTCACCACCTCCCTGACGATGACCCGCCCCGACGACTGGCACCTGCACGTGCGCGACGGCGAGGCCCTGCACACTGTCGTGCCGCACACTGCCGCCCAGTTTGGCCGCGCCATCATCATGCCGAACCTGCGCCCGCCCGTGACCAGCACCGCCCAGGTCCTGGCCTACCGCGACCGCATCCTGCAAGCGGTTCCCGAGGGCATGGCCTTCGAGCCGCTGATGACGCTGTACCTGACGGACAGCCTGCCGCCCGACGAGATCGCCCGTGCCAAGGCCGCAGGCGTGGTGGCTGCCAAGCTCTACCCCGCCGGTGCCACCACCAACAGCGACGCGGGCGTGACCGACCTGCGCAAGATCTACAAGACGCTGGAAGCCATGCAGCGCGCCGACATGCTGCTGCTGGTGCACGGCGAAGTAACCAGTGCCGACATCGACCTGTTCGACCGCGAAGCCGCCTTCATCGACCAGCAACTGATCCCGCTGCGCCGCGACTTCCCCGAGCTGAAAATTGTGTTCGAGCACATCACCACGCGTGAAGCCGCCCAGTACGTGCGCGATGCCGATGCATTTACCGCCGCCACCCTCACCGCCCACCACCTGCTGTACAACCGCAATGCCATCTTCACCGGTGGCATCCGCCCGCACTACTACTGCCTGCCGGTGCTGAAACGCGAAACCCACCGCCTGGCCCTGGTCGAAGCCGCCACCAGCGGCAGCGCCAAATTCTTCCTGGGCACCGACAGCGCGCCCCACGCCACCCACCTCAAAGAGCACGCCTCGGGCTGCGCCGGTTGCTACACGGCCCACGCCGCCATCGAGATGTACGCCGAAGCCTTCGACAACGCCGGTGCGCTGGATAAGCTGGAAGCCTTCGCCAGCTTCAATGGCCCCGCTTTTTACAGCCTGCCGCGCAACACCGGCACCATCACCCTGGCCCGCGAGAGCTGGACCCCGCCCGACAGCTTCGCCTTTGGCGACGCCCAACTCAAACCCCTGCGCGCGGGTGAGGCCCTGCCCTGGAAGCTTGTGGGCTGA
- the glnQ_2 gene encoding glutamine transport ATP-binding protein GlnQ, producing MIEIKNVSKWYGPVQVLNNCNVSIKKGDVVVVCGPSGSGKSTLIKTVNALEPFQKGEIFVDGIALHDPKTDLPKLRSRVGMVFQHFELFPHLSVTENLTLAQIKVLNRTPEDAKVRGLKMLDRVGLMAHKDKFPGQLSGGQQQRVAIARALSMDPMVMLFDEPTSALDPEMVGEVLDVMVTLAKEGMTMMCVTHEMGFARKVASRVIFIDVGGKILEDCSKDEFFSHPENRQPRTKDFLNKILAH from the coding sequence ATGATTGAAATTAAAAACGTATCCAAGTGGTATGGCCCTGTGCAGGTGCTCAACAACTGCAACGTCAGCATCAAAAAGGGTGACGTGGTGGTGGTGTGCGGCCCGTCGGGCTCGGGCAAGTCCACCCTGATCAAGACCGTCAACGCACTCGAGCCCTTCCAGAAGGGCGAAATCTTTGTGGACGGCATTGCCCTGCACGACCCCAAGACCGATTTGCCCAAGCTGCGCAGCCGCGTCGGCATGGTGTTCCAGCACTTTGAGCTGTTCCCGCACCTGTCGGTCACCGAAAACCTGACCCTGGCGCAGATCAAGGTGCTGAACCGCACGCCCGAAGATGCCAAGGTGCGTGGCCTGAAGATGCTGGACCGCGTGGGCCTGATGGCGCACAAGGACAAGTTCCCGGGCCAACTCTCCGGCGGGCAGCAGCAGCGCGTGGCGATTGCACGGGCACTGAGCATGGACCCGATGGTCATGCTGTTCGACGAACCCACCTCGGCACTCGACCCCGAAATGGTCGGCGAAGTGCTGGACGTGATGGTCACCCTGGCCAAAGAAGGCATGACCATGATGTGCGTGACCCACGAAATGGGTTTTGCGCGCAAGGTCGCCAGCCGTGTGATCTTTATTGACGTGGGCGGCAAGATTCTGGAAGACTGCTCCAAGGACGAGTTCTTCAGCCACCCCGAAAACCGCCAGCCGCGCACCAAGGATTTCCTGAACAAGATCCTGGCGCACTGA
- the gltK gene encoding glutamate/aspartate import permease protein GltK, with protein MGGLDLSFFSWEIISKFVQKGFFFSIELTAVATVGGILLGTVLALMRLSGVKLLMWPATIYVNVMRSIPLVMVILWFFLLVPSSFYSYLPDGANYRSEYSAAITFIAFEAAYFSEIMRAGIQSIPRGQVHAGQALGMTYGQNMKLVILPQAFRNMLPVLLTQTIILFQDTSLVYAIGAYDLLKGFTTAGKLYGRPEEAYLLAAVVYFALCFGLSYVVKKLQAKIAIIR; from the coding sequence ATGGGCGGACTAGACCTTTCCTTTTTCAGCTGGGAGATCATCAGCAAGTTCGTGCAGAAGGGCTTCTTCTTCAGCATCGAGCTCACGGCGGTGGCCACCGTGGGCGGTATTTTGCTGGGCACGGTGCTGGCTCTGATGCGCTTGTCGGGTGTCAAACTACTGATGTGGCCCGCCACCATCTATGTCAACGTGATGCGGTCGATTCCGCTGGTGATGGTGATTCTGTGGTTCTTCCTGCTGGTGCCTAGCTCGTTCTACAGCTACCTGCCCGATGGCGCCAACTACCGCTCGGAGTACTCGGCGGCCATCACGTTCATTGCCTTTGAGGCGGCCTACTTCAGTGAAATCATGCGTGCGGGTATCCAGTCGATTCCGCGGGGCCAGGTCCATGCGGGCCAGGCCTTGGGCATGACCTACGGCCAGAACATGAAGCTGGTGATCCTGCCGCAGGCCTTCCGTAACATGCTGCCGGTGCTGCTGACACAGACCATCATCCTGTTCCAGGACACCTCACTGGTCTACGCCATTGGTGCCTACGATTTGCTCAAGGGCTTCACCACTGCAGGCAAGCTGTACGGCCGTCCGGAAGAGGCCTATCTGCTGGCTGCCGTGGTGTACTTTGCGCTGTGCTTCGGCCTTTCTTACGTCGTCAAGAAGCTGCAAGCCAAGATTGCCATCATTCGCTAA
- the gltJ gene encoding glutamate/aspartate import permease protein GltJ — MDWQVFLNDDGSGRTYLQWMLEAWRWTLAVAGCSWVVSMAVGALMGTLRTLPNSPWAVRFANAWVELFRNIPLLVQIFIWYFVVPKIFPAMQKVPGFALVVMSLGFFTSARIAEQVRAGIQALPKGQRYAGMAMGFSTAQTYRYVILPMAFRIIFPPLTSESMNLLKNSSVAFAVSISELTMFAMQAQEETSRGIEIYLGVTVLYAASAFAVNRVMAFVEKKMQIPGFIVAGGTGGGH; from the coding sequence ATGGATTGGCAGGTATTTCTCAATGATGACGGCAGTGGGCGTACCTATCTGCAGTGGATGCTGGAGGCATGGCGCTGGACACTGGCGGTCGCCGGTTGTTCCTGGGTCGTCTCCATGGCGGTGGGGGCCTTGATGGGCACTTTGCGCACCTTGCCCAATAGCCCATGGGCTGTGCGTTTTGCCAATGCGTGGGTCGAGCTGTTCCGCAATATTCCCTTGCTGGTCCAGATCTTCATCTGGTACTTTGTGGTGCCCAAAATATTCCCGGCCATGCAGAAAGTGCCTGGCTTTGCCCTGGTGGTCATGTCGCTGGGCTTCTTTACCTCGGCGCGGATTGCCGAGCAGGTGCGCGCGGGCATCCAGGCGCTGCCCAAGGGCCAGCGCTATGCCGGTATGGCGATGGGGTTTTCGACCGCACAAACCTACCGTTATGTGATCCTGCCGATGGCGTTTCGCATCATCTTTCCGCCGCTGACCAGCGAGTCGATGAATCTGTTGAAGAACTCATCGGTGGCGTTCGCGGTGTCGATCTCCGAGCTGACCATGTTCGCCATGCAGGCCCAGGAAGAGACCTCGCGGGGGATCGAAATCTACCTGGGGGTGACGGTGCTGTATGCGGCGTCGGCCTTCGCGGTCAACCGCGTGATGGCGTTTGTCGAGAAAAAAATGCAGATTCCGGGCTTCATTGTCGCGGGTGGTACGGGCGGGGGACACTGA
- the gltI_2 gene encoding glutamate/aspartate import solute-binding protein yields MKKHLLAFAVAALAAGGAFAQASDTIAKVKASGTITMGVRDSSGALAFTLGDGKYTGFHYDVCQHIIANLEKTVGKKLDIKYQLVTSQNRIPLVQNGTVDLECGSTTNNATRQKDVAFANTVYVEEVRIAVKANSGITSIAQLNGKNVATTTGTTSVQLLRKNERATGVDFKEVFGKDHADSFLLLESGRADAFVMDGQILAGNISTSKNPADFKIVGEVLSVEPIAIMLRKDDPAFKKLADDTIAGMVKTGEMAKLYDKWFMQPIPPKNVKVGLPASDATKAAWANLNDKPAEDYAKK; encoded by the coding sequence ATGAAGAAACATTTGCTCGCCTTTGCTGTGGCTGCTTTAGCCGCTGGTGGCGCGTTTGCACAAGCATCCGACACCATTGCCAAGGTCAAGGCTTCCGGCACCATCACCATGGGCGTACGGGATTCTTCAGGCGCGCTTGCGTTCACCTTGGGTGACGGTAAATACACCGGTTTCCACTACGACGTGTGCCAGCACATCATCGCCAATCTGGAAAAAACCGTTGGTAAAAAACTGGACATCAAATACCAATTGGTGACTTCGCAAAACCGTATTCCCCTGGTGCAAAACGGCACCGTGGATCTGGAGTGCGGCTCTACCACCAACAACGCCACTCGCCAAAAAGACGTGGCCTTTGCCAACACCGTCTACGTGGAAGAAGTGCGCATTGCGGTCAAGGCCAACTCGGGCATCACCTCGATTGCCCAGCTGAACGGCAAAAACGTGGCGACCACCACGGGCACCACCTCTGTGCAGTTGCTGCGCAAGAACGAACGCGCCACCGGCGTGGACTTCAAGGAAGTGTTCGGCAAGGACCATGCCGACAGCTTCTTGCTGCTGGAATCCGGCCGCGCCGATGCCTTCGTGATGGACGGCCAGATCCTGGCGGGCAACATCTCCACCTCCAAAAACCCTGCTGATTTCAAGATCGTGGGCGAAGTGCTGAGCGTGGAGCCGATTGCCATCATGCTGCGCAAGGACGACCCGGCCTTCAAGAAACTGGCCGACGACACCATCGCCGGCATGGTCAAGACGGGCGAAATGGCCAAGCTGTATGACAAGTGGTTCATGCAACCCATCCCGCCCAAGAACGTCAAGGTCGGCCTGCCCGCCAGCGACGCGACCAAGGCGGCCTGGGCCAACTTGAACGACAAGCCAGCAGAAGATTACGCTAAAAAGTAA
- the gltI_3 gene encoding glutamate/aspartate import solute-binding protein: MRTPWIKPLAAGLLSVWLACTAHAQALTGVLKKAHETGAVTIGYRDASIPFSYVSARGEPIGYAIDICRSLVDAIGEEIGRELLIKWQPVTSETRFNAVTSGQVDLECGSTTSNLERQKVVGFSPTTFVSGTKLMVKNGSPVKSFRDLVGKRVGVTAGTTNEKTLRELSDKFKLNLQLVVSRDHAESFAQLASGKVDAFATDDVLLYGLLAQNKAQADYAVVGEFLSYEPYGIMYRKGDAPLAEVVTKTFATLAEDGDLSRFYTRWFLRRLPSGVSINLPMSPQLVTIFQAMVVKPE, encoded by the coding sequence ATGCGTACCCCTTGGATCAAGCCTCTCGCCGCCGGGTTGCTGTCTGTGTGGCTGGCCTGTACGGCGCATGCCCAGGCATTGACCGGCGTGCTGAAAAAGGCCCACGAGACCGGAGCGGTCACTATCGGCTACCGTGACGCGTCGATTCCTTTTTCTTACGTGTCGGCGCGTGGTGAACCGATTGGCTATGCGATCGACATCTGCCGGTCGCTCGTCGATGCGATTGGCGAAGAAATCGGTCGCGAGCTGCTGATCAAGTGGCAGCCTGTCACGTCCGAGACACGCTTCAATGCGGTCACTTCGGGCCAGGTGGATCTGGAATGCGGCTCCACCACCAGCAACCTGGAGCGGCAAAAAGTGGTGGGTTTTTCGCCCACCACCTTTGTGTCCGGCACCAAGCTGATGGTCAAAAATGGCTCGCCGGTCAAGTCGTTCCGGGACCTGGTAGGCAAGCGCGTGGGCGTGACGGCCGGCACCACCAACGAGAAGACGTTGCGCGAGCTGTCCGATAAATTCAAGCTCAATCTGCAGCTGGTGGTGTCGCGCGACCATGCCGAATCATTCGCCCAATTGGCATCGGGCAAGGTCGACGCTTTCGCCACGGACGATGTCCTGCTGTACGGGCTGTTGGCGCAAAACAAGGCCCAGGCAGACTACGCTGTGGTCGGCGAATTTCTGTCGTACGAACCTTACGGCATCATGTACCGCAAAGGGGATGCACCGTTGGCAGAAGTCGTGACCAAAACCTTTGCCACATTGGCCGAAGATGGCGATTTGTCCCGCTTCTACACCCGGTGGTTTTTGCGCCGCTTGCCCTCGGGTGTCAGCATCAATCTGCCCATGAGCCCGCAACTGGTCACGATTTTTCAGGCTATGGTGGTGAAGCCGGAGTAG
- the dctA_4 gene encoding C4-dicarboxylate transport protein: protein MKKKMPAAVTILLAMVLGILVGYMVFTSFPDKKAASEIAGYISIMSDIFLRLIKMLIAPLVFSTLVVGIAHMGDAASVGRVFGKALGWFVTASLISLVLGLVMANLLKPGENLGLPLPDIGASAGLATSKFTLKDFVSHLVPKSFAEAMANNEILQIVVFSMFFGVAMASLGDKAKVLVSAIDELAHVMLKITGYVMKLAPLAVLAAMAATVAVNGLGILLKFAVFMGDFYLGLFLLWGVLIFAGYVFLGPRVFKLLVLIKEAFLLSFATASSEAAYPKILDALDRFGVKRKISSFVMPMGYSFNLDGSMMYCTFATLFIAQAYGIHLPLSTQITMLLILMMTSKGMAGVPRASLVVIAATLNQFSIPEAGLLLILGVDTFLDMGRSATNAVGNSIATAVVAKWEGELIPEAAAEVNARAMDAALTASARA from the coding sequence ATGAAGAAAAAAATGCCGGCCGCAGTCACCATCCTGCTAGCCATGGTGCTGGGTATCCTGGTGGGTTACATGGTGTTCACCAGTTTCCCCGACAAAAAAGCCGCCAGCGAAATCGCGGGCTACATCTCCATCATGTCGGACATTTTTCTGCGTCTGATCAAGATGCTGATTGCGCCGCTGGTGTTCTCGACCCTGGTGGTCGGCATTGCGCACATGGGCGATGCCGCGTCGGTGGGGCGGGTGTTTGGCAAGGCGCTGGGCTGGTTTGTAACGGCTTCGCTCATTTCGCTGGTGTTGGGCCTGGTCATGGCCAACCTGTTGAAACCCGGTGAGAACCTGGGCTTGCCATTGCCCGATATTGGTGCGTCGGCCGGTTTGGCCACGTCCAAGTTCACCCTGAAAGACTTTGTCAGCCATCTGGTGCCCAAGTCGTTCGCGGAAGCCATGGCCAACAATGAAATCTTGCAGATCGTGGTGTTCTCCATGTTCTTTGGCGTGGCCATGGCGTCGCTGGGCGACAAGGCCAAGGTGCTGGTGAGTGCCATCGACGAGCTGGCCCATGTGATGCTGAAGATCACCGGCTATGTCATGAAGCTGGCCCCTCTGGCCGTGCTGGCCGCCATGGCTGCCACCGTGGCCGTCAACGGGCTGGGCATTTTGCTGAAGTTTGCCGTCTTCATGGGCGACTTCTACCTGGGCTTGTTCCTGCTGTGGGGCGTGCTGATTTTTGCGGGTTATGTGTTCCTGGGCCCACGCGTGTTCAAGCTGCTGGTGCTGATCAAGGAGGCCTTTTTGCTGTCTTTCGCCACTGCCAGCTCGGAGGCGGCCTACCCCAAGATTCTGGACGCACTGGACCGCTTTGGCGTCAAGCGCAAGATCTCCAGCTTCGTCATGCCCATGGGCTACTCGTTCAATCTGGACGGCTCCATGATGTACTGCACCTTCGCCACCTTGTTCATTGCCCAAGCCTACGGCATCCATTTGCCCCTGTCCACCCAGATCACCATGCTCCTGATTCTGATGATGACCTCCAAAGGCATGGCCGGTGTGCCCCGTGCCTCGCTGGTGGTGATTGCCGCCACACTGAACCAGTTCAGCATTCCCGAAGCCGGTTTGCTGCTGATTCTGGGCGTGGACACCTTCCTGGACATGGGTCGCTCTGCCACCAACGCGGTGGGCAACTCCATTGCCACCGCCGTGGTCGCCAAATGGGAAGGCGAGCTGATTCCTGAAGCCGCTGCCGAGGTGAATGCCCGCGCCATGGATGCCGCTTTGACCGCTTCGGCCCGCGCCTAA
- the aspA_2 gene encoding aspartate ammonia-lyase has translation MSTNFRIEHDFLGEKKIPTAAYWGVHTARAVDNFHISGTRISAMPDLIRALAFVKTAAARTNVELGVLDAKLADAIVLACNDLVEGKLHAEFVVDVIQGGAGTSTNMNANEVIANLALEKMGLDKGRYDVLHPNDHVNASQSTNDVYPTAVRIALWLGIERLLASMAFLREGFEAKAEEFKDILKIGRTQLQDAVPMTLGQEFLTYAVMIGEDEARMREARALIQEINLGATAIGTGINAPAGYSDRACQLLADISGVPVEKAGNLIEATQDTGAFVQLSGVLKRVACKLSKICNDLRLLSSGPQAGFGDIRLPARQAGSSIMPGKVNPVIPEVMNQVAFEVIGNDMTVTMASEAGQLQLNAFEPIMGWSLFKSIEHLSQACRTLQTNCVAGIEPNRELLAKRVRESVTLVTALNPLIGYEKSALIAKTAMKTGAPIGEVAESLGIMTRAELEALLVPEKLTQPIALVRSVQ, from the coding sequence ATGTCTACCAACTTTCGCATCGAACATGATTTTTTGGGTGAAAAGAAGATTCCAACAGCCGCCTACTGGGGCGTGCATACCGCCCGCGCGGTAGACAACTTTCACATTTCGGGTACCCGCATTTCGGCCATGCCGGACCTGATCCGCGCGCTGGCCTTTGTCAAGACCGCCGCCGCCCGCACCAATGTGGAGCTGGGCGTGCTGGATGCCAAACTGGCCGATGCCATCGTGCTGGCCTGCAACGACCTGGTGGAGGGCAAGCTGCACGCCGAGTTCGTGGTGGACGTGATCCAGGGCGGTGCGGGCACCTCGACCAACATGAACGCCAACGAGGTCATCGCCAACCTGGCCCTCGAAAAGATGGGTCTGGACAAAGGCCGCTACGACGTGCTGCACCCCAATGACCACGTCAACGCCTCGCAAAGCACCAATGACGTATATCCCACGGCGGTGCGGATCGCGCTGTGGCTGGGCATCGAGCGGCTGTTGGCCTCCATGGCGTTTCTGCGCGAAGGCTTCGAGGCCAAGGCCGAGGAGTTCAAAGATATCCTCAAAATCGGCCGCACCCAGTTGCAGGATGCCGTGCCCATGACCCTGGGCCAGGAGTTCCTGACCTACGCCGTCATGATCGGCGAAGACGAGGCCCGCATGCGCGAAGCCCGCGCGCTGATCCAGGAAATCAACCTCGGTGCCACCGCCATCGGCACCGGCATCAATGCACCTGCTGGTTATTCGGACCGGGCCTGCCAGTTGCTGGCCGACATCAGCGGCGTGCCGGTAGAAAAAGCCGGCAACCTGATCGAAGCCACGCAGGATACGGGTGCGTTTGTGCAGTTGTCGGGCGTGCTCAAGCGCGTGGCCTGCAAGCTCAGCAAAATCTGCAACGACCTGCGCCTGCTGTCCAGCGGCCCGCAGGCCGGGTTTGGCGACATCCGCCTGCCTGCCCGCCAGGCGGGCTCCAGCATCATGCCGGGCAAGGTGAATCCGGTGATCCCCGAGGTGATGAACCAGGTGGCGTTCGAAGTGATTGGCAACGACATGACGGTGACCATGGCCTCCGAGGCGGGCCAGTTGCAGCTCAACGCCTTCGAGCCCATCATGGGCTGGAGCCTGTTCAAAAGCATCGAACACCTCAGCCAGGCCTGCCGTACCCTGCAGACCAACTGTGTGGCCGGGATCGAGCCCAACCGCGAACTGCTGGCCAAGCGCGTGCGCGAATCGGTGACGCTGGTTACCGCCTTGAACCCCTTGATCGGCTACGAAAAATCGGCTCTGATTGCCAAAACCGCCATGAAGACCGGTGCGCCCATCGGCGAAGTGGCGGAGTCGCTGGGCATCATGACCCGCGCCGAGCTGGAAGCCTTGCTGGTGCCCGAGAAGCTGACCCAACCCATCGCCTTGGTACGCAGCGTCCAATAA
- the yjiE_2 gene encoding HTH-type transcriptional regulator YjiE yields METKWLEDFVSLAETRSFSRSAQLRHVTQPAFSRRIQALEGWAGTDLVDRSSYPTRLTPAGETLYAQSLEVLQALQSTRAMLRGHHSAGQDVIEFAVPHTLAFTFFPAWVSLLREKFGPIKSRLIALNVHDAVMRLVEGSCDLLIAYHHTSQPFQLAADRYEMVSLGQEVIAPYVKADADGAPLFQLPGRPGQLLPYLGYAPGAYLGQTVDMILKQSATPIHLDRVYETDMAEGLKAMALEGHGIAFLPYSAVKKELRARKLVSAAPPGLTGLEMTMDVRAYREKPNGPAAAKGTAQALWSYLASQKPAK; encoded by the coding sequence ATGGAAACCAAATGGCTTGAAGATTTTGTCAGCTTGGCTGAAACCCGCAGCTTTAGCCGATCCGCCCAGTTGCGGCACGTGACCCAGCCTGCGTTTTCGCGGCGCATCCAGGCGCTGGAGGGCTGGGCGGGCACCGACCTGGTGGACCGCAGCTCCTACCCCACGCGCCTGACCCCGGCGGGCGAAACGCTGTACGCCCAGTCGCTGGAGGTGCTGCAGGCGCTGCAAAGCACCCGCGCCATGCTGCGCGGCCACCATTCGGCCGGGCAGGACGTGATCGAGTTCGCCGTGCCGCACACGCTGGCGTTCACGTTTTTTCCGGCCTGGGTGTCGCTGCTGCGCGAGAAGTTCGGCCCCATCAAAAGCCGTCTGATTGCCCTGAACGTGCACGACGCGGTGATGCGTCTGGTCGAGGGCAGCTGCGACCTGCTGATTGCCTACCACCACACTTCGCAGCCCTTCCAGTTGGCGGCCGATCGCTACGAGATGGTCAGCCTGGGGCAGGAGGTGATTGCGCCCTACGTCAAGGCCGATGCCGATGGCGCGCCGCTGTTCCAGTTGCCGGGCCGCCCGGGCCAGTTGCTGCCCTACCTGGGCTACGCACCGGGTGCCTACCTGGGCCAGACGGTGGACATGATCCTCAAGCAGTCGGCCACACCCATCCACCTGGACCGGGTGTACGAAACCGACATGGCCGAGGGCCTCAAAGCGATGGCCCTGGAAGGCCATGGCATTGCCTTCCTGCCCTACAGCGCGGTCAAGAAAGAGCTGCGCGCCCGCAAACTGGTCAGCGCTGCGCCGCCCGGCCTGACCGGCCTGGAGATGACCATGGATGTGCGGGCCTACCGCGAAAAACCCAACGGCCCCGCCGCAGCCAAAGGTACGGCGCAGGCCTTGTGGAGCTACCTGGCATCGCAAAAGCCCGCGAAGTAG
- a CDS encoding 2-ketogluconate reductase, producing MSLPRPQVLVLNFMAPHHQALLAPYFEVVYAPTDALRAAHIAADSATIRAVLTIGSVGLTATEMDALPALELVCALGVGFENIAIAHARARGLALANGAGTNDDCVADHAFALLLAVVRNVPQLDAQCRQGLWRDVLPLPASVSNRRMGIVGLGGIGHKVAQRALGFGMQIGYHGRQQQPGVAHTYFADLVALAAWADFLVVATPGGPATRHLVGAEVLAALGEGGYLVNVSRGSVVDTAALAEALRAGRIAGAGLDVYESEPQPPAALLDLDAVVLTPHVGGWSPQAIEASVQRFIENATRHFAGQTVVSPI from the coding sequence ATGTCCTTGCCACGCCCCCAGGTGCTCGTTTTGAACTTCATGGCCCCGCACCACCAGGCACTGCTGGCGCCGTATTTCGAGGTGGTCTACGCGCCCACCGACGCGCTACGGGCCGCACACATTGCAGCGGACAGTGCCACCATCCGCGCGGTGCTGACCATCGGCAGCGTGGGCCTGACGGCCACCGAGATGGATGCCTTGCCCGCACTGGAACTGGTCTGCGCCTTGGGCGTGGGCTTTGAGAACATAGCCATCGCCCACGCCCGCGCCCGCGGCCTGGCGCTGGCCAACGGCGCAGGCACCAACGACGACTGCGTGGCCGACCATGCCTTCGCGCTGCTGCTGGCCGTGGTGCGCAACGTCCCCCAGCTGGATGCGCAGTGCCGCCAGGGTCTGTGGCGCGATGTGCTGCCCCTGCCCGCCAGCGTGTCGAATCGCCGCATGGGCATCGTCGGCCTGGGGGGCATTGGCCACAAGGTGGCGCAGCGGGCGCTGGGCTTTGGCATGCAGATCGGCTACCACGGCCGCCAGCAGCAGCCCGGGGTGGCGCACACCTACTTTGCCGATCTGGTGGCGTTGGCCGCCTGGGCCGACTTTTTGGTGGTGGCCACGCCGGGTGGTCCGGCCACCCGCCATCTGGTGGGGGCCGAGGTGCTGGCCGCGCTGGGCGAGGGCGGCTACCTCGTCAATGTGTCGCGCGGAAGCGTGGTGGATACTGCAGCGTTGGCCGAGGCCCTGCGCGCAGGCCGCATCGCCGGTGCGGGTCTGGATGTGTACGAGAGCGAACCCCAACCACCCGCCGCGTTGCTGGACCTGGATGCCGTAGTGCTCACGCCGCACGTGGGCGGCTGGTCGCCCCAGGCCATTGAAGCGTCGGTACAGCGCTTTATCGAAAACGCGACGCGGCACTTTGCGGGTCAAACCGTAGTTTCACCGATCTGA